A genomic window from Anas platyrhynchos isolate ZD024472 breed Pekin duck chromosome 13, IASCAAS_PekinDuck_T2T, whole genome shotgun sequence includes:
- the LOC140003628 gene encoding PHD finger protein 7-like: MSARNENAPDSRERACMLCGRVDVDVNVCGHTYERGGLCAHLYCMLFANGLDRCGLLRQGSALILVEDVWRTVRQASEKQCFVCGEQGATITCTVRGCERCFHLPCASEGECVTQYCGQYRSFCSEHRPQQAAQAAPEQGTTCIICMEPVGDSTSYHTMVCPACNHAWFHRRCIQGHAMCAGILCFQCPICRDTTKFRKKMAHMGIRIPVRPPTWEDNDAFASQRERHQRCDASECLYPRGREQAEVHGPWQLLLCRSCAAEGTHRRCSNLTNRAGTWECASCAGVDNASSANQGLASSSTSSAEAPGPSHGSPAPESSSLSSSSSSQAAPGPSHSSQGTESGRPATEERAIRQPVRQAQDTWVTIYTARHIVGLYMSQLSANRHPVDYGRPTSTVMTSAMLCVGVRQINMAKHNSPPADRHCVRFSPGTRLCDQDAEQLQGWQSRRARLSLRLSEDSNSNRMFMVRSASPEP; the protein is encoded by the exons ATGTCTGCAAGGAACGAGAATGCTCCCGACTCGAGGGAGCGAG cATGCATGCTGTGTGGCCGGGTAGATGTCGACGTGAATGTCTGCGGCCATACATATGAAAGGGGTGGGCTCTGTGCCCACTTATATTGCATG CTTTTTGCGAATGGCCTTGATCGGTGTGGACTCTTAAGACAGGGAAGTGCACTAATTTTAGTAGAGGATGTATGGCGCACAGTCAGGCAGGCATCTGAGAAG CAATGCTTCGTCTGTGGCGAGCAAGGGGCCACCATCACCTGCACGGTGAGAGGCTGTGAACGCTGCTTCCATCTCCCCTGCGCCTCAGAGGGAGAATGTGTCACCCAATACTGCGGGCAGTACAG gtccttctgctCGGAGCACCGCCCGCAGCAGGCAGCGCAGGCAGCTCCAGAGCAGGGCACCACCTGCATCATCTGCATGGAGCCTGTGGGGGACAGCACGTCCTACCACACCATGGTGTGCCCAGCCTGCAATCACGCCTGGTTCCACCGGCGCTGCATCCAG GGACACGCCATGTGTGCAGGCATTCTCTGCTTCCAGTGCCCCATATGCAGAGACACGACGAAGTTTCGTAAAAAGATGGCCCACATGGGGATCCGAATCCCAGTCAG ACCACCAACCTGGGAGGACAACGACGCCTTTGCATCACAGCGTGAGAGGCACCAGCGCTGTGATGCCAGCGAATGCCTTTACCcacgaggcagggagcaggcagaagTACACGG GCCCTGGCAGCTGCTCCTGTGCCGCTCCTGTGCTGCCGAAGGCACCCACCGGCGCTGCTCCAACTTGACCAACAGAGCAGGCACCTGGGAGTGTGCCAGCTGCGCTGGCGTGGACAACG CCTCCAGTGCCAACCAGGGGCTCGCCAGCTCTAGCACCTCCAGTGCAGAGGCTCCGGGGCCCTCCCATGGCTCCCCAGCACCCgaaagcagcagcctcagcagcagcagcagcagccaggcagcaccagGGCCATCCCACAGCTCCCAGGGGACTGAGAGTGGAAGGCCAGCAACAGAAGAGAGGGCAATCCGCCAACCTGTACGTCAGGCCCAGGACACCT GGGTTACGATCTACACAGCCAGGCATATTGTTGGGCTGTACATGTCCCAGTTATCAGCCAACCGTCACCCTGTAGACTATGGCAG GCCCACGAGTACTGTCATGACTAGCGCAATGCTATGTGTAGGTGTGAGGCAGATTAATATGGCAAAGCACAACAGCCCCCCCGCCGACAGACACTGTGTCCGCTTTTCTCCAGGCACAAGGCTGTGCGACCAGGATGccgagcagctgcagggctggcagagccgGCGAGCTCGGCTGTCCTTGCGGCTCTCCGAAGACAGCAACAGCAACAGGATGTTCATGGTGAGAAGcgccagccccgagccctga
- the LOC113845082 gene encoding maestro heat-like repeat-containing protein family member 6 isoform X4, protein MKYLQPSERLGQSMRAVQSMRAPSPHSTELAAHMVDVLAAETDFHSGQVLHIVWAIYRSLPSVRAALALQSLDRALLLLASKRPRETVASLLQCSLTCTSVAVTMWRAMVSEPPATERVLRELLRILMNQSGCKTSTSTKDHPRILALAAARPLHEILLLPTSRGEAKAIFPQLFLALLFQVSFTTELKLQEVQVFWEKHRQDLLTPVRSTVQALKALLRSVGLGSPVLAIEAQGGWAALLSAESHLWGVQVVAREMKELPRSLRATIIHQLVELLRTEASSWQTVAMVILSKLLECTELGDELDCVASLFASYLRSPCLGMQSLVLRAILGLTERPATARQTLLLLPSITEQLQAADSDTRAVALPVLSTMLRLLEGRTLSLAALELAGKLPALFGDDSSTVRLLSIRLFLDTLGFVEGSQEKLQQVAHRSLLPLSLHLHDQDESVAEASREALLGVARFLRWRQLAHLAETLQSWKIGECLLARRSSAAEEYLAQSLPYLQSLQEPLRREAVRFTGLVGRHLLDQHQSKSQDICQVLRGLANDPSESVSSLAIQTVLILQAPRPRSRFSFRQLCSKLQKAWRRRRSSPAGS, encoded by the exons ATGAAGTACCTGCAGCCCTCGGAACGCCTGGGCCAGAGCATGAGAGCCGTCCAGAGCATGAGAGCCCCGAGTCCCCACAGCACCGAGCTGGCTGCCCACATGGTGGACGTGCTGGCGGCAGAGACCGACTTCCATTCGGGACAG GTGCTCCACATCGTGTGGGCCATCTACAGAAGCCTGCCGTCCGTCAGAGCCGCGCTGGCCCTTCAGAGCCTGgacagggccctgctgctgctggccagcaaGCGCCCCAGGGAGACGGTtgccagcctgctgcagtgctcgctGACCTGCACCAG CGTCGCCGTCACCATGTGGAGGGCGATGGTGTCTGAGCCCCCAGCCACAGAGAGGGTGCTGCGCGAGCTGCTCCGCATCCTCATGAACCAGTCTGGCTGCAAGACATCCACCTCCACCAAGGACCACCCGCGCATCCTGGCCCTGGCC gcagcaaggcCCCTCCACGAGATCCTCCTGCTGCCTACCAGCCGGGGGGAGGCGAAGGCCATTTTcccccagctcttcctggccCTCCTCTTCCAAGTGTCCTTCACCACGGAGctgaagctgcaggaggtgcaggtCTTCTGGGAGAAGCACCGGCAGGACCTGCTCACTCCCGTCAG GTCCACGGTGCAGGCCCTGAAAGCGCTGCTCCGCAGCGTGGGCCTGGGGAGCCCGGTGCTGGCCATCGAGGCGCAGGGCGGCTGGGCCGCGCTTCTCAGCGCCGAGAGCCACCTCTGGGGCGTGCAGGTGGTGGCCAG GGAAATGAAGGAGTTGCCCAGGAGCCTGCGCGCCACCATCATCCACCAGCTGGTTGAGCTGCTCCGCACGGAGGCCTCCTCCTGGCAGACGGTGGCCATGGTCATCCTCAGCAAG ctgctggagtgcACAGAGCTCGGCGACGAGCTGGACTGCGTCGCGAGCCTCTTTGCCAGCTACCTGCGGAGCCCGTGCCTGGGCATGCAGAGCCTGGTGCTCAGGGCGATCCTGGGGCTCACCGAGAGGCCGGCCACG GCGAGGCAAACGCTCCTCCTGCTGCCGAGCATCAcggagcagctgcaggctgcagacagCGACACCCGCGCTGTCGCTCTGCCCGTGCTCAGCACCATGCTGCGGCTCCTGGAGGGGAGGACGCTCAGCCTCGCGGCTCTGGAGCTGGCCGGCAAGCTCCCAGCCCTCTTTGGCGAT GACTCAAGTACGGTGCGGCTTCTCTCTATTCGCCTCTTCCTCGACACGCTGGGCTTTGTGgagggcagccaagagaagctgcagcaggtggCACACAGGAGCCTGCTCCCGCTGTCCCTCCACCTGCACGACCAGGACGAGAGCGTGGCCGAG GCCTCCCGGGAAGCCCTCCTTGGTGTTGCGCGCTTCCTGCGCTGGAGGCAGCTGGCGCACCTGGCCGAGACGCTGCAGAGCTGGAAGATCGGCGAGTGCCTG ctggccaggaggagcagcgcAGCAGAGGAGTACCTGGCCCAGAGCCTGCCCTAcctgcagagcctgcaggagcCCCTGCGGCGGGAGGCTGTGAGGTTCACTG GGCTCGTGGGGAGGCACCTGCTGGATCAGCACCAGAGCAAGAGCCAGGACATCTGCCAAG TCCTGCGAGGCTTGGCAAACGACCCCAGCGAATCGGTCTCGTCGCTGGCGATTCAGACGGTGCTGATCCTGCAAGCACCAAGGCCACGCTCGCGCTTCAGCtttcggcagctgtgctccaagcTGCAGAAGGCGTGGAGGAGGCGACGCTCTTCCCCGGCAGGCAGCTGA
- the LOC113845082 gene encoding maestro heat-like repeat family member 5 isoform X2 has translation MKYLQPSERLGQSMRAVQSMRAPSPHSTELAAHMVDVLAAETDFHSGQVLHIVWAIYRSLPSVRAALALQSLDRALLLLASKRPRETVASLLQCSLTCTSVAVTMWRAMVSEPPATERVLRELLRILMNQSGCKTSTSTKDHPRILALAAARPLHEILLLPTSRGEAKAIFPQLFLALLFQVSFTTELKLQEVQVFWEKHRQDLLTPVRSTVQALKALLRSVGLGSPVLAIEAQGGWAALLSAESHLWGVQVVAREMKELPRSLRATIIHQLVELLRTEASSWQTVAMVILSKLLECTELGDELDCVASLFASYLRSPCLGMQSLVLRAILGLTERPATARQTLLLLPSITEQLQAADSDTRAVALPVLSTMLRLLEGRTLSLAALELAGKLPALFGDDSSTVRLLSIRLFLDTLGFVEGSQEKLQQVAHRSLLPLSLHLHDQDESVAEASREALLGVARFLRWRQLAHLAETLQSWKIGECLLARRSSAAEEYLAQSLPYLQSLQEPLRREAVRFTGEPRAWRPPSLCLRAAPRGAAGGADRPCVPRARGEAPAGSAPEQEPGHLPSPARLGKRPQRIGLVAGDSDGADPASTKATLALQLSAAVLQAAEGVEEATLFPGRQLSVLESSRHLLLPAAQPRSPGTFPPLLRPSACRGHARSSSQSP, from the exons ATGAAGTACCTGCAGCCCTCGGAACGCCTGGGCCAGAGCATGAGAGCCGTCCAGAGCATGAGAGCCCCGAGTCCCCACAGCACCGAGCTGGCTGCCCACATGGTGGACGTGCTGGCGGCAGAGACCGACTTCCATTCGGGACAG GTGCTCCACATCGTGTGGGCCATCTACAGAAGCCTGCCGTCCGTCAGAGCCGCGCTGGCCCTTCAGAGCCTGgacagggccctgctgctgctggccagcaaGCGCCCCAGGGAGACGGTtgccagcctgctgcagtgctcgctGACCTGCACCAG CGTCGCCGTCACCATGTGGAGGGCGATGGTGTCTGAGCCCCCAGCCACAGAGAGGGTGCTGCGCGAGCTGCTCCGCATCCTCATGAACCAGTCTGGCTGCAAGACATCCACCTCCACCAAGGACCACCCGCGCATCCTGGCCCTGGCC gcagcaaggcCCCTCCACGAGATCCTCCTGCTGCCTACCAGCCGGGGGGAGGCGAAGGCCATTTTcccccagctcttcctggccCTCCTCTTCCAAGTGTCCTTCACCACGGAGctgaagctgcaggaggtgcaggtCTTCTGGGAGAAGCACCGGCAGGACCTGCTCACTCCCGTCAG GTCCACGGTGCAGGCCCTGAAAGCGCTGCTCCGCAGCGTGGGCCTGGGGAGCCCGGTGCTGGCCATCGAGGCGCAGGGCGGCTGGGCCGCGCTTCTCAGCGCCGAGAGCCACCTCTGGGGCGTGCAGGTGGTGGCCAG GGAAATGAAGGAGTTGCCCAGGAGCCTGCGCGCCACCATCATCCACCAGCTGGTTGAGCTGCTCCGCACGGAGGCCTCCTCCTGGCAGACGGTGGCCATGGTCATCCTCAGCAAG ctgctggagtgcACAGAGCTCGGCGACGAGCTGGACTGCGTCGCGAGCCTCTTTGCCAGCTACCTGCGGAGCCCGTGCCTGGGCATGCAGAGCCTGGTGCTCAGGGCGATCCTGGGGCTCACCGAGAGGCCGGCCACG GCGAGGCAAACGCTCCTCCTGCTGCCGAGCATCAcggagcagctgcaggctgcagacagCGACACCCGCGCTGTCGCTCTGCCCGTGCTCAGCACCATGCTGCGGCTCCTGGAGGGGAGGACGCTCAGCCTCGCGGCTCTGGAGCTGGCCGGCAAGCTCCCAGCCCTCTTTGGCGAT GACTCAAGTACGGTGCGGCTTCTCTCTATTCGCCTCTTCCTCGACACGCTGGGCTTTGTGgagggcagccaagagaagctgcagcaggtggCACACAGGAGCCTGCTCCCGCTGTCCCTCCACCTGCACGACCAGGACGAGAGCGTGGCCGAG GCCTCCCGGGAAGCCCTCCTTGGTGTTGCGCGCTTCCTGCGCTGGAGGCAGCTGGCGCACCTGGCCGAGACGCTGCAGAGCTGGAAGATCGGCGAGTGCCTG ctggccaggaggagcagcgcAGCAGAGGAGTACCTGGCCCAGAGCCTGCCCTAcctgcagagcctgcaggagcCCCTGCGGCGGGAGGCTGTGAGGTTCACTGGTGAGCCGCGAGCCTGGCGTCCCCCGTCCCTGTGCCTTCGTGCTGCGCCCCGGGGAGCAGCCGGGGGCGCTGACAGGCCGTGTGTCCCCAGGGCTCGTGGGGAGGCACCTGCTGGATCAGCACCAGAGCAAGAGCCAGGACATCTGCCAAG TCCTGCGAGGCTTGGCAAACGACCCCAGCGAATCGGTCTCGTCGCTGGCGATTCAGACGGTGCTGATCCTGCAAGCACCAAGGCCACGCTCGCGCTTCAGCtttcggcagctgtgctccaagcTGCAGAAGGCGTGGAGGAGGCGACGCTCTTCCCCGGCAGGCAGCTGAGCGTGCTGGAAAGCTCCCGgcatctcctcctgcctgcggcgcagccccgctccccgggcACGTTCCCTCCACTTCTCCGGCCTTCTGCGTGCCGGGGGCACGCCCGAAGCAGCTCCCAAAGCCCATGA
- the LOC113845082 gene encoding maestro heat-like repeat-containing protein family member 6 isoform X1, protein MKYLQPSERLGQSMRAVQSMRAPSPHSTELAAHMVDVLAAETDFHSGQVLHIVWAIYRSLPSVRAALALQSLDRALLLLASKRPRETVASLLQCSLTCTSVAVTMWRAMVSEPPATERVLRELLRILMNQSGCKTSTSTKDHPRILALAAARPLHEILLLPTSRGEAKAIFPQLFLALLFQVSFTTELKLQEVQVFWEKHRQDLLTPVRSTVQALKALLRSVGLGSPVLAIEAQGGWAALLSAESHLWGVQVVAREMKELPRSLRATIIHQLVELLRTEASSWQTVAMVILSKLLECTELGDELDCVASLFASYLRSPCLGMQSLVLRAILGLTERPATARQTLLLLPSITEQLQAADSDTRAVALPVLSTMLRLLEGRTLSLAALELAGKLPALFGDDSSTVRLLSIRLFLDTLGFVEGSQEKLQQVAHRSLLPLSLHLHDQDESVAEASREALLGVARFLRWRQLAHLAETLQSWKIGECLVRTVLHPGPGPGPGPPCAEPAPFPLQLARRSSAAEEYLAQSLPYLQSLQEPLRREAVRFTGEPRAWRPPSLCLRAAPRGAAGGADRPCVPRARGEAPAGSAPEQEPGHLPSPARLGKRPQRIGLVAGDSDGADPASTKATLALQLSAAVLQAAEGVEEATLFPGRQLSVLESSRHLLLPAAQPRSPGTFPPLLRPSACRGHARSSSQSP, encoded by the exons ATGAAGTACCTGCAGCCCTCGGAACGCCTGGGCCAGAGCATGAGAGCCGTCCAGAGCATGAGAGCCCCGAGTCCCCACAGCACCGAGCTGGCTGCCCACATGGTGGACGTGCTGGCGGCAGAGACCGACTTCCATTCGGGACAG GTGCTCCACATCGTGTGGGCCATCTACAGAAGCCTGCCGTCCGTCAGAGCCGCGCTGGCCCTTCAGAGCCTGgacagggccctgctgctgctggccagcaaGCGCCCCAGGGAGACGGTtgccagcctgctgcagtgctcgctGACCTGCACCAG CGTCGCCGTCACCATGTGGAGGGCGATGGTGTCTGAGCCCCCAGCCACAGAGAGGGTGCTGCGCGAGCTGCTCCGCATCCTCATGAACCAGTCTGGCTGCAAGACATCCACCTCCACCAAGGACCACCCGCGCATCCTGGCCCTGGCC gcagcaaggcCCCTCCACGAGATCCTCCTGCTGCCTACCAGCCGGGGGGAGGCGAAGGCCATTTTcccccagctcttcctggccCTCCTCTTCCAAGTGTCCTTCACCACGGAGctgaagctgcaggaggtgcaggtCTTCTGGGAGAAGCACCGGCAGGACCTGCTCACTCCCGTCAG GTCCACGGTGCAGGCCCTGAAAGCGCTGCTCCGCAGCGTGGGCCTGGGGAGCCCGGTGCTGGCCATCGAGGCGCAGGGCGGCTGGGCCGCGCTTCTCAGCGCCGAGAGCCACCTCTGGGGCGTGCAGGTGGTGGCCAG GGAAATGAAGGAGTTGCCCAGGAGCCTGCGCGCCACCATCATCCACCAGCTGGTTGAGCTGCTCCGCACGGAGGCCTCCTCCTGGCAGACGGTGGCCATGGTCATCCTCAGCAAG ctgctggagtgcACAGAGCTCGGCGACGAGCTGGACTGCGTCGCGAGCCTCTTTGCCAGCTACCTGCGGAGCCCGTGCCTGGGCATGCAGAGCCTGGTGCTCAGGGCGATCCTGGGGCTCACCGAGAGGCCGGCCACG GCGAGGCAAACGCTCCTCCTGCTGCCGAGCATCAcggagcagctgcaggctgcagacagCGACACCCGCGCTGTCGCTCTGCCCGTGCTCAGCACCATGCTGCGGCTCCTGGAGGGGAGGACGCTCAGCCTCGCGGCTCTGGAGCTGGCCGGCAAGCTCCCAGCCCTCTTTGGCGAT GACTCAAGTACGGTGCGGCTTCTCTCTATTCGCCTCTTCCTCGACACGCTGGGCTTTGTGgagggcagccaagagaagctgcagcaggtggCACACAGGAGCCTGCTCCCGCTGTCCCTCCACCTGCACGACCAGGACGAGAGCGTGGCCGAG GCCTCCCGGGAAGCCCTCCTTGGTGTTGCGCGCTTCCTGCGCTGGAGGCAGCTGGCGCACCTGGCCGAGACGCTGCAGAGCTGGAAGATCGGCGAGTGCCTGGTACGCACAGTTCTGCACccagggccggggccggggccggggccgccctgCGCTGAGCCCGCgcccttccctctgcagctggccaggaggagcagcgcAGCAGAGGAGTACCTGGCCCAGAGCCTGCCCTAcctgcagagcctgcaggagcCCCTGCGGCGGGAGGCTGTGAGGTTCACTGGTGAGCCGCGAGCCTGGCGTCCCCCGTCCCTGTGCCTTCGTGCTGCGCCCCGGGGAGCAGCCGGGGGCGCTGACAGGCCGTGTGTCCCCAGGGCTCGTGGGGAGGCACCTGCTGGATCAGCACCAGAGCAAGAGCCAGGACATCTGCCAAG TCCTGCGAGGCTTGGCAAACGACCCCAGCGAATCGGTCTCGTCGCTGGCGATTCAGACGGTGCTGATCCTGCAAGCACCAAGGCCACGCTCGCGCTTCAGCtttcggcagctgtgctccaagcTGCAGAAGGCGTGGAGGAGGCGACGCTCTTCCCCGGCAGGCAGCTGAGCGTGCTGGAAAGCTCCCGgcatctcctcctgcctgcggcgcagccccgctccccgggcACGTTCCCTCCACTTCTCCGGCCTTCTGCGTGCCGGGGGCACGCCCGAAGCAGCTCCCAAAGCCCATGA
- the LOC113845082 gene encoding maestro heat-like repeat-containing protein family member 6 isoform X3, protein MKYLQPSERLGQSMRAVQSMRAPSPHSTELAAHMVDVLAAETDFHSGQVLHIVWAIYRSLPSVRAALALQSLDRALLLLASKRPRETVASLLQCSLTCTSVAVTMWRAMVSEPPATERVLRELLRILMNQSGCKTSTSTKDHPRILALAAARPLHEILLLPTSRGEAKAIFPQLFLALLFQVSFTTELKLQEVQVFWEKHRQDLLTPVRSTVQALKALLRSVGLGSPVLAIEAQGGWAALLSAESHLWGVQVVAREMKELPRSLRATIIHQLVELLRTEASSWQTVAMVILSKLLECTELGDELDCVASLFASYLRSPCLGMQSLVLRAILGLTERPATARQTLLLLPSITEQLQAADSDTRAVALPVLSTMLRLLEGRTLSLAALELAGKLPALFGDDSSTVRLLSIRLFLDTLGFVEGSQEKLQQVAHRSLLPLSLHLHDQDESVAEASREALLGVARFLRWRQLAHLAETLQSWKIGECLVRTVLHPGPGPGPGPPCAEPAPFPLQLARRSSAAEEYLAQSLPYLQSLQEPLRREAVRFTGLVGRHLLDQHQSKSQDICQVLRGLANDPSESVSSLAIQTVLILQAPRPRSRFSFRQLCSKLQKAWRRRRSSPAGS, encoded by the exons ATGAAGTACCTGCAGCCCTCGGAACGCCTGGGCCAGAGCATGAGAGCCGTCCAGAGCATGAGAGCCCCGAGTCCCCACAGCACCGAGCTGGCTGCCCACATGGTGGACGTGCTGGCGGCAGAGACCGACTTCCATTCGGGACAG GTGCTCCACATCGTGTGGGCCATCTACAGAAGCCTGCCGTCCGTCAGAGCCGCGCTGGCCCTTCAGAGCCTGgacagggccctgctgctgctggccagcaaGCGCCCCAGGGAGACGGTtgccagcctgctgcagtgctcgctGACCTGCACCAG CGTCGCCGTCACCATGTGGAGGGCGATGGTGTCTGAGCCCCCAGCCACAGAGAGGGTGCTGCGCGAGCTGCTCCGCATCCTCATGAACCAGTCTGGCTGCAAGACATCCACCTCCACCAAGGACCACCCGCGCATCCTGGCCCTGGCC gcagcaaggcCCCTCCACGAGATCCTCCTGCTGCCTACCAGCCGGGGGGAGGCGAAGGCCATTTTcccccagctcttcctggccCTCCTCTTCCAAGTGTCCTTCACCACGGAGctgaagctgcaggaggtgcaggtCTTCTGGGAGAAGCACCGGCAGGACCTGCTCACTCCCGTCAG GTCCACGGTGCAGGCCCTGAAAGCGCTGCTCCGCAGCGTGGGCCTGGGGAGCCCGGTGCTGGCCATCGAGGCGCAGGGCGGCTGGGCCGCGCTTCTCAGCGCCGAGAGCCACCTCTGGGGCGTGCAGGTGGTGGCCAG GGAAATGAAGGAGTTGCCCAGGAGCCTGCGCGCCACCATCATCCACCAGCTGGTTGAGCTGCTCCGCACGGAGGCCTCCTCCTGGCAGACGGTGGCCATGGTCATCCTCAGCAAG ctgctggagtgcACAGAGCTCGGCGACGAGCTGGACTGCGTCGCGAGCCTCTTTGCCAGCTACCTGCGGAGCCCGTGCCTGGGCATGCAGAGCCTGGTGCTCAGGGCGATCCTGGGGCTCACCGAGAGGCCGGCCACG GCGAGGCAAACGCTCCTCCTGCTGCCGAGCATCAcggagcagctgcaggctgcagacagCGACACCCGCGCTGTCGCTCTGCCCGTGCTCAGCACCATGCTGCGGCTCCTGGAGGGGAGGACGCTCAGCCTCGCGGCTCTGGAGCTGGCCGGCAAGCTCCCAGCCCTCTTTGGCGAT GACTCAAGTACGGTGCGGCTTCTCTCTATTCGCCTCTTCCTCGACACGCTGGGCTTTGTGgagggcagccaagagaagctgcagcaggtggCACACAGGAGCCTGCTCCCGCTGTCCCTCCACCTGCACGACCAGGACGAGAGCGTGGCCGAG GCCTCCCGGGAAGCCCTCCTTGGTGTTGCGCGCTTCCTGCGCTGGAGGCAGCTGGCGCACCTGGCCGAGACGCTGCAGAGCTGGAAGATCGGCGAGTGCCTGGTACGCACAGTTCTGCACccagggccggggccggggccggggccgccctgCGCTGAGCCCGCgcccttccctctgcagctggccaggaggagcagcgcAGCAGAGGAGTACCTGGCCCAGAGCCTGCCCTAcctgcagagcctgcaggagcCCCTGCGGCGGGAGGCTGTGAGGTTCACTG GGCTCGTGGGGAGGCACCTGCTGGATCAGCACCAGAGCAAGAGCCAGGACATCTGCCAAG TCCTGCGAGGCTTGGCAAACGACCCCAGCGAATCGGTCTCGTCGCTGGCGATTCAGACGGTGCTGATCCTGCAAGCACCAAGGCCACGCTCGCGCTTCAGCtttcggcagctgtgctccaagcTGCAGAAGGCGTGGAGGAGGCGACGCTCTTCCCCGGCAGGCAGCTGA